In one Elusimicrobiota bacterium genomic region, the following are encoded:
- the queA gene encoding tRNA preQ1(34) S-adenosylmethionine ribosyltransferase-isomerase QueA — protein MGRMSDFEYTLPESFIAQFPKDKRDESKLLVLDRKTLAIQHRIFKDITEFIKPGDCLVINKTKVFPAKVFCKKATGGNIEILFLRKINENSWAGLCRQKILDKNLFFSDGKISAKVLEKNDTGEFILEFEPGIDVFKLINEFGEMPLPPYIKRKAEKSVFKKDDYKKYQTVYAKVVGSIAAPTAGLHFTEDVLKKLKEKGVKIAEIVLHIGWGTFRPIISEDVSKHVMLPEKYEIGTEQAEMINCAKKSGGKIFAAGTSAVRTLETVSQNDGLIKPTIGETGLFIYPGYKFKCVDAMITNFHLPKSTPIVLVSALAGRENILNAYRSAIENNYSFYSYGDAMLIL, from the coding sequence ATGGGAAGAATGAGCGATTTTGAATATACTCTCCCTGAAAGTTTTATCGCCCAATTTCCTAAAGACAAAAGAGATGAAAGCAAACTCCTCGTTTTAGACCGTAAAACCCTGGCAATTCAGCATCGTATTTTTAAGGACATAACCGAGTTTATTAAACCCGGAGACTGCCTTGTTATAAATAAGACAAAAGTTTTCCCCGCAAAAGTATTTTGCAAAAAAGCTACAGGAGGAAATATCGAAATCCTGTTTTTGCGAAAAATCAACGAAAACAGCTGGGCCGGGCTTTGCCGTCAAAAAATCCTTGATAAAAATCTCTTTTTTTCAGATGGGAAAATAAGCGCTAAAGTTCTTGAAAAAAACGATACGGGTGAATTTATTCTTGAATTTGAGCCCGGAATTGATGTTTTTAAACTAATTAATGAATTTGGAGAAATGCCCCTTCCTCCGTACATAAAAAGAAAAGCTGAGAAAAGCGTTTTTAAAAAAGATGATTACAAAAAATATCAGACTGTTTATGCGAAAGTAGTTGGTTCTATTGCCGCGCCGACGGCCGGTTTGCATTTTACGGAAGATGTCCTGAAAAAGTTAAAAGAAAAAGGCGTTAAAATAGCAGAAATTGTCCTCCATATAGGCTGGGGTACGTTCAGGCCTATTATTTCTGAAGATGTTTCAAAACATGTGATGCTCCCGGAAAAATATGAAATTGGGACCGAGCAAGCTGAAATGATAAATTGCGCGAAAAAATCAGGCGGTAAAATTTTTGCCGCAGGTACCAGCGCAGTCCGCACATTAGAAACAGTCTCGCAAAATGACGGCCTAATAAAACCAACAATAGGAGAAACGGGGTTGTTTATTTATCCCGGGTATAAGTTTAAATGTGTCGATGCCATGATAACTAACTTTCATCTGCCTAAATCAACGCCAATTGTTTTAGTAAGCGCCCTGGCTGGCAGAGAAAATATTTTAAACGCTTATCGCAGCGCTATAGAAAACAATTACAGCTTTTATTCATACGGCGATGCAATGTTGATTCTATAA